One segment of Bradysia coprophila strain Holo2 unplaced genomic scaffold, BU_Bcop_v1 contig_561, whole genome shotgun sequence DNA contains the following:
- the LOC119083138 gene encoding toll-like receptor 7, which produces MINLHFFISIFVGLVTIVDFTVSQCNWEYNQKSVICHLKALDSVGLDLHGANEAHQLTVQCSDRFLYESELPKGVFSSVPNSLKELTIDSCKLQKIGSDALTGLGAIKKFTVNTKNSNWGLTKTLELSKTSFKSLKDIEILNLADNNIRSIPDSAFCDLNTLQVLNLTKNKIRSTESIGISLQPCSGEGDLKILDFSYNELLSIPEGWGVSKLRRLQQLHLENNNITDISGEALSGLVSLRIFNISHNNLEVIPNGLFAGVRDIQEIHLQHNKLYEIPKGLFHRLEQLLILDLSGNQISSHHIDNTTFSGLIRLIVLNMAHNALTRIDSKTFRDLYFLQILDLRNNSIGYIDDNTFLPLYNLHTLNLAENRMHTINDELFNGLFVLSKLTLNNNLISSIEPNAFKNCSDLKELDLSTNQLEDVPRAIQNLSMLRTLDLGENQISEIAVDSFRSLSQLTGLRLIDNQIGNITKDMFVNLPRLSVLNLAKNRIQSVERGSFDKNPEIEALRLDKNFISDINGVFATLTSLLWLNLGENHMEWFDFAFIPSNLKWLDLHGNFIQDLGNYYKLQEEINLKTLDASHNRITEIGPMSVPNSVELLFVNNNFIATVQPNTFIDKTNLTRVDLYSNALSKIHLHTLRIAPIPETKSLPDFYLGGNPFECDCSMDWLQSINNLTGRQHPLIKDVSNIECIMPHSRGSPVRPLSTMTSHDFLCDYESHCFALCHCCDFDACDCEMTCPTNCTCHRDQTWTTNVVDCGGQNASSLPKKLPMDTTVLYLDGNIIKELQSNAFIGRKNLKSLFVNNSGVARIQKRTFVGLHTIEIIHLENNQLKQLLGHEFNNLLLLKELHLQNNQLESIGNETFFTLKSLQLLRIDGNRLSMLSMRQLQPHFENLKSLSIGRNSWTCRCTFLRELTTFVADNSMIIEDSQDIYCIDGAVKHELDLNSTSDCSGFYEGRSVLLPELTINEHIPLLVAAFLFILIFITFIMAIVFRESLRVWLFAKCGVRICESPCEDYEKLYDAVLLYSEKDYELVTREIAAELEIRPPPLRLCLQHRDLSHDATYLQILESARASKRVVVLLSRNFIQTEWSRYEVRNAVHESLKDRPQKLVILEENDAIAEAENDLEMLPYIRSRVVNTIKLSDKHFWEKLRYALPAELQQTCNNYTLHHHDRLPKTSNNEAMCMQQAPPSYYQENDDANYSSATTATPSPRQSRRSGCTGGATSSSSTNAQSDQQHLSQNHHRPPSEHIYFSIESDYNGGMAGEATPNVHRPQSWRIHSHNNKNNSAQSPYMV; this is translated from the coding sequence AtgataaatttacatttttttatttcgattttcgttggTCTTGTAACCATCGTCGATTTCACAGTGTCTCAGTGCAACTGGGAATATAACCAGAAATCGGTAATATGCCACTTAAAGGCGTTAGATAGTGTCGGTTTAGATTTACATGGTGCCAATGAGGCCCATCAATTAACTGTGCAATGTAGTGatcgatttttgtatgaaagtgAATTGCCGAAAGGGGTTTTTTCAAGTGTACCGAACAGTTTGAAAGAACTTACAATCGATTcatgtaaattacaaaaaataggCAGCGATGCGCTTACCGGATTAggtgcaataaaaaaatttacggtGAACACGAAAAATTCGAATTGGGGACTGACAAAGACGTTGGAACTGTCGAAAACAAGTTTTAAATCTCTTAAAGacattgaaatattaaatCTTGCCGACAATAACATTCGAAGTATTCCAGACAGTGCATTTTGTGATTTGAATACGCTGCAAGTGttgaatttaacgaaaaataaaattcgatcGACAGAGAGCATCGGTATATCGTTACAGCCGTGCTCTGGCGAAGGTGACTTGAAGATTTTGGATTTTAGCTATAACGAACTGTTATCGATACCGGAAGGATGGGGCGTATCGAAATTGCGTCGATTGCAACAGTTACACTTAGAAAACAACAATATCACCGATATATCGGGCGAGGCGCTATCCGGACTAGTTTCGTTGCGAATATTCAACATTAGTCACAACAATTTAGAAGTCATACCAAACGGACTGTTCGCGGGTGTTCGGGATATACAGGAAATACATTTACAGCACAATAAATTGTACGAGATACCGAAAGGGCTCTTTCATCGCTTAGAACAACTTTTGATATTAGATTTGAGTGGAAATCAGATATCAAGTCATCACATCGACAACACCACTTTCTCCGGTTTAATACGTTTGATTGTTCTGAATATGGCTCACAATGCACTCACCCGAATCGATTCGAAAACGTTTCGTGATTTATACTTTCTGCAAATACTTGATTTACGCAACAATTCGATCGGATACATTGATGACAACACTTTTCTACCTTTGTACAACCTGCACACACTTAACCTAGCAGAAAATCGAATGCATACCATTAACGATGAATTGTTCAACGGATTGTTCGTATTGTCAAAGCTTACCCTCAACAACAATCTAATTAGTTCTATCGAACCGAATGCATTCAAGAATTGTTCAGACTTGAAGGAACTGGATTTAAGTACAAATCAACTGGAAGATGTGCCGCGAGCGATACAAAACTTATCAATGCTGAGAACATTGGATTTGGGTGAAAATCAAATCAGTGAAATTGCTGTAGATTCGTTCCGGAGTTTGTCGCAACTAACTGGATTGCGATTGATTGATAATCAAATTGGAAATATAACCAAGGATATGTTCGTCAATTTGCCACGGTTGAGCGTTCTAAATTTGGCTAAAAATCGTATTCAGAGTGTCGAGAGAGGGTCGTTCGATAAGAATCCAGAGATTGAAGCATTGCGATTGGACAAAAACTTTATATCGGACATTAACGGTGTCTTTGCAACACTGACATCATTGTTGTGGCTGAACTTAGGTGAAAATCACATGGAATGGTTTGACTTTGCATTCATTCCGAGCAATTTAAAGTGGTTGGATTTGCATGGTAACTTCATTCAAGATCTGGGCAACTACTACAAGTTACAAGaggaaatcaatttgaaaacgTTGGACGCTAGTCATAATCGAATCACGGAAATTGGCCCAATGTCCGTGCCGAACAGTGTGGAGCTACTGTTTGTGAACAACAATTTCATTGCCACAGTCCAGCCAAATACTTTCATCGATAAGACGAATTTGACTCGCGTCGACTTATATTCGAATGCTTTGTCTAAGATACATCTTCACACACTTCGCATTGCGCCGATACCCGAAACGAAATCACTACCGGATTTTTATCTGGGTGGCAATCCGTTTGAATGTGACTGTTCGATGGACTGGTTGCAATCGATAAACAATCTTACCGGTCGTCAGCATCCGCTTATTAAGGATGTCAGTAACATTGAGTGCATCATGCCCCATTCCCGAGGATCACCAGTGCGACCACTTTCCACAATGACTTCACATGATTTTCTGTGCGACTATGAGTCCCATTGCTTTGCACTGTGTCATTGTTGTGATTTCGACGCATGTGACTGTGAAATGACCTGTCCCACAAATTGCACTTGTCATCGTGATCAGACATGGACGACGAATGTGGTTGACTGTGGTGGACAAAACGCTTCTTCGCTACCGAAAAAACTGCCAATGGACACCACTGTTCTGTATCTGGATGGTAACATCATAAAAGAGCTTCAGAGCAACGCTTTCATCGGacgtaaaaatttgaaaagtcttTTTGTGAACAATAGCGGTGTGGCTCGCATACAAAAGCGTACATTCGTCGGCCTGCACacaattgaaataattcaTTTGGAGAATAATCAACTCAAACAGTTGCTGGGACATGAATTCAATAATTTGCTGCTGCTGAAAGAGTTGCATTTACAAAACAATCAGCTGGAATCGATAGGAAACGAAACGTTTTTTACGCTAAAATCATTGCAATTACTACGAATCGATGGAAATCGTCTATCCATGCTGTCTATGCGTCAATTGCAGCCGCattttgagaatttgaaaTCGTTGTCGATCGGTAGAAATTCGTGGACGTGTAGGTGTACGTTTCTCCGTGAATTAACCACCTTTGTCGCTGACAATTCCATGATAATTGAAGACTCGCAAGATATATACTGTATCGATGGTGCCGTTAAACATGAATTGGATTTAAATTCAACATCGGATTGCAGCGGTTTTTACGAAGGACGTTCCGTACTGTTGCCAGAGCTTACCATCAACGAACACATACCGTTGTTGGTGGCCGCATTTCTCtttatattgattttcatTACTTTCATTATGGCAATTGTTTTCCGAGAATCGTTGCGTGTATGGTTGTTTGCCAAATGCGGAGTACGAATTTGCGAAAGTCCATGTGAAGACTATGAGAAATTGTACGATGCGGTGCTATTGTATTCGGAAAAAGATTACGAACTGGTGACAAGAGAAATTGCAGCTGAGCTGGAAATAAGACCGCCACCATTACGATTATGTTTACAGCATAGAGACTTGTCGCACGATGCAACCTATTTACAAATATTAGAATCAGCACGGGCATCGAAAAGGGTTGTGGTGCTGTTGTCcagaaattttattcagaCCGAATGGAGCCGATACGAAGTTAGAAATGCGGTGCACGAGTCACTCAAAGATCGTCCGCAGAAATTAGTCATTTTAGAGGAGAACGATGCGATCGCCGAGGCTGAAAACGACCTGGAAATGCTACCGTACATCCGGTCTCGTGTCGTCAATACCATCAAACTGTCCGACAAACATTTCTGGGAGAAACTGCGATACGCTCTACCCGCCGAACTCCAGCAAACGTGCAACAATTATACGCTTCATCATCACGACCGATTACCGAAAACATCAAACAACGAAGCGATGTGCATGCAACAGGCACCACCATCGTACTACCAAGAAAATGATGATGCAAACTATTCGTCGGCCACCACAGCTACACCAAGTCCACGACAGAGTCGCCGGAGTGGCTGTACAGGTGGTGCGACCAGTAGCAGTAGCACGAATGCTCAATCTGACCAGCAACACCTCTcgcaaaatcatcatcgaccACCGTCAGAACACATCTACTTTAGCATTGAATCAGACTACAATGGTGGTATGGCAGGTGAGGCAACACCAAATGTACATCGACCTCAATCGTGGCGAATCCATTCtcataataacaaaaacaatagTGCACAATCGCCATATATGGTGTAA